A window of Aerococcus urinae contains these coding sequences:
- a CDS encoding primase alpha helix C-terminal domain-containing protein, which yields MIYTTTGVKNNQLKECPSNGSDFETLAYLCQNNIQHLEGIQSQPDGGKPVSDEIKLNDCLYFFSGQIQGSKRSDSQTLSKSLITLDIEPRANADPNSPFKYEPLDYEEAVQKLLKELEGLRYIIYPTINSQPQHARIRVILEPDQPMTKRECKATTQALIDHLEKLGLPIDPSSGDFSRLMGMPVDNGLDGDYKVITHLSGAKVPVNRPEQQANFEIKRTYSPYENGRYIGKVPRLLQEVYSGISQGGRNNFFTKAFGTLLKANVSPEYCISICQDWNQRFTQPPLSDQELVGVMKSVLSREERKRGEPVND from the coding sequence ATGATCTACACAACAACAGGAGTTAAGAACAACCAACTCAAAGAATGCCCCTCTAATGGTAGTGACTTTGAAACCTTAGCCTATCTTTGTCAAAACAATATCCAACACCTAGAGGGCATTCAATCCCAGCCAGACGGTGGCAAGCCGGTTTCTGATGAGATCAAACTAAATGACTGCCTTTACTTCTTTAGTGGCCAAATCCAAGGCTCAAAGCGTTCTGACAGCCAGACCCTTAGCAAGTCACTCATTACCCTAGACATTGAACCTAGGGCCAACGCTGACCCTAATAGCCCTTTTAAATATGAGCCATTGGACTATGAAGAAGCCGTTCAGAAGCTTTTAAAAGAGCTTGAGGGGCTAAGGTATATCATCTATCCAACGATCAATAGCCAGCCCCAGCATGCCAGAATAAGGGTTATTTTAGAGCCTGACCAGCCTATGACTAAGCGAGAATGTAAAGCGACAACTCAGGCGCTTATTGACCACTTGGAAAAGTTAGGTTTACCCATTGACCCAAGTAGTGGCGACTTTAGCCGTCTAATGGGTATGCCAGTAGACAACGGCCTAGACGGTGATTATAAGGTAATTACCCATCTTAGTGGTGCGAAAGTGCCTGTAAATCGTCCTGAGCAACAAGCTAATTTTGAAATTAAAAGGACTTATAGCCCCTATGAGAACGGCCGCTATATTGGCAAAGTGCCCCGGCTATTACAGGAAGTTTATTCCGGAATTTCTCAAGGTGGCCGCAATAACTTTTTCACTAAGGCCTTTGGAACGCTTTTAAAGGCCAATGTTAGCCCAGAATATTGTATTTCTATTTGTCAAGATTGGAATCAGCGCTTCACTCAACCGCCCCTATCTGATCAAGAATTGGTTGGTGTAATGAAAAGCGTTTTATCACGAGAAGAACGAAAGCGAGGTGAACCAGTAAATGACTAA
- a CDS encoding DNA primase family protein: MTNEFDEVLRRARNLTNPPKEKAPRTMEEIRSALEAAGAKWHAEHQKENKSAPFLHEGTGAELFMQHVHCILIGNDRDRAMLAYYDPEQGLYISSQNEMSGLINCLEEYKYKHWIEVIRQLRIRVPLKEPFSSRDLIPVNNGIYSLKEHKLLPFSPKYAITSKIATNYNPLATKPIINGFDFDKWLKAIACGDEEVVTLLWQVINEALNPNHTRNKIGFLIGNGNSGKGTFQQLLINLIGKKNVSALKPPDFGSQFGKEALIGKVCNIGDDISNKYVDSISDLMSLATGDPIMIEEKRKPIFMATLKIFCLFSGNGMPNVRNKSTGWYRRLLLIPFNADFNGEKNDPNIKEVYLKDKAVLEYVLKKAIELDFTHFIEPESVKKEIAKYRRANDFIEGYINDEYIPNGYHELGKVPNNFIKHDLTVYKEEMGNYSPLPYGFWTKFIEILERLTGNKYKLAKQRINVSESENMPEEIQPYAKGRNPIRIILKHE; this comes from the coding sequence ATGACTAATGAATTTGATGAAGTGCTTAGACGTGCCAGAAACCTAACCAATCCCCCTAAGGAAAAAGCCCCCAGAACCATGGAAGAGATCCGTTCAGCACTCGAGGCCGCAGGGGCTAAATGGCATGCTGAACACCAAAAAGAAAACAAAAGCGCCCCCTTTTTACATGAGGGAACAGGGGCAGAACTTTTTATGCAACATGTCCATTGTATTTTGATAGGTAATGACCGGGATAGGGCCATGCTGGCTTATTATGACCCAGAACAAGGCCTTTATATTTCAAGTCAGAATGAAATGAGCGGGCTAATTAATTGCTTGGAAGAATATAAATATAAGCATTGGATCGAGGTTATACGGCAATTAAGAATCAGAGTGCCCCTCAAAGAGCCTTTTTCTAGTCGTGACCTAATCCCAGTGAACAATGGCATTTACTCACTCAAGGAACATAAGTTACTACCCTTTAGCCCTAAGTATGCCATTACCAGCAAAATCGCCACTAACTACAATCCCTTGGCCACTAAGCCTATTATCAATGGCTTTGACTTTGATAAGTGGCTAAAGGCTATTGCTTGTGGTGATGAAGAAGTCGTTACTTTGCTATGGCAGGTTATCAATGAAGCCCTGAACCCTAACCATACACGGAATAAAATCGGTTTTTTAATCGGTAATGGGAATAGTGGTAAAGGAACGTTTCAGCAACTATTAATCAATCTTATTGGCAAAAAGAATGTTAGTGCTTTAAAACCGCCTGATTTTGGCAGTCAATTTGGGAAAGAGGCACTAATAGGGAAAGTCTGCAACATAGGGGATGATATCTCTAATAAATATGTCGATAGTATCTCAGATCTTATGAGTCTAGCCACCGGAGATCCCATTATGATAGAGGAAAAAAGGAAGCCCATTTTTATGGCTACCCTTAAAATATTTTGCTTATTTAGCGGTAACGGCATGCCTAACGTCCGCAATAAGTCTACAGGCTGGTACAGACGGTTACTATTGATCCCCTTTAATGCTGACTTTAACGGGGAAAAGAACGATCCCAATATTAAAGAAGTCTACCTAAAAGACAAGGCTGTTTTAGAATACGTCCTAAAAAAGGCCATTGAGTTGGATTTCACCCACTTTATCGAGCCAGAATCGGTTAAGAAAGAAATCGCTAAGTACCGCCGAGCTAATGACTTTATAGAGGGATACATTAATGATGAGTATATCCCTAATGGCTATCATGAGTTGGGGAAAGTGCCAAACAATTTTATTAAGCATGATTTAACGGTCTATAAAGAGGAGATGGGGAACTATAGCCCCTTGCCCTATGGCTTTTGGACTAAGTTTATTGAGATCTTGGAACGGTTGACGGGTAATAAGTATAAATTGGCCAAACAGAGAATTAATGTTTCTGAATCGGAAAATATGCCAGAGGAAATCCAACCCTATGCCAAGGGCCGCAATCCAATAAGAATTATTCTCAAGCATGAATAA